From a single Streptomyces sp. 1331.2 genomic region:
- a CDS encoding N-acyl-D-amino-acid deacylase family protein has product MAGGTARGAVRDGVRGAVRDTVFRGAAVVDGTGADRFRADVRIADGRIAEIGDRLDARDVVDADGLVLTPGFIDMHAHSDLALLLEPEHPAKVTQGVTCEVLGQDGLSYAPVDERTLPALRRQLAGWNGDPADLDWDWRDVAGYLDRIDRTGVAVNTCYLVPHGTLRTLVMGWGNRPPTPAELDRMRQVLAQSLLDGAVGLSSGLSYTPGMYADTAELVELCTVVAAYGGFHAPHQRSYGAGALEGYAEMVEISRRSGCALHLTHATMNFDVNRGRAGELLALVDRALAEGIDLTLDSYPYLPGSTTLAALLPSWATEGGPTATLARLADPAQCARIRQEVEEKGSDGCHGVVTDWATIQISGVRSAELAPAVGRTVAELAAGERRTGTEVFLDLLRRDELATTILQHVGHEENVRAIMRHRAHTVGSDGLLVGTRPHPRAWGTFPRYLGHYGRELGVLTLEEAVARMTGRPAARLRLHRRGRIAPGHHADLVLLDPERVRDAATFEQPRLPAEGIEYVYVNGTAVVRQGRTTGARPGRALRRTDRGARAA; this is encoded by the coding sequence ATGGCCGGGGGCACAGCGCGGGGCGCCGTACGGGACGGTGTGCGGGGCGCCGTACGGGACACCGTCTTCCGGGGCGCCGCCGTGGTGGACGGTACCGGCGCGGACCGCTTCCGGGCGGACGTACGGATCGCCGACGGCCGGATCGCCGAGATCGGCGACCGCCTCGACGCCCGGGACGTGGTGGACGCCGACGGCCTCGTCCTGACCCCCGGCTTCATTGACATGCACGCCCACTCCGACCTCGCCCTGCTGCTCGAACCCGAGCACCCGGCCAAGGTCACGCAGGGCGTCACCTGCGAGGTCCTGGGCCAGGACGGCCTCTCCTACGCCCCGGTCGACGAGCGCACCCTGCCCGCGCTGCGCCGCCAACTCGCAGGCTGGAACGGTGATCCGGCGGACCTCGACTGGGACTGGCGCGACGTCGCCGGCTACCTGGACCGGATCGACCGCACCGGCGTCGCCGTCAACACCTGCTACCTCGTGCCGCACGGAACGCTGCGCACGCTCGTCATGGGCTGGGGCAACCGACCTCCCACTCCCGCCGAACTCGACCGGATGCGGCAGGTGTTGGCGCAGAGCCTGCTGGACGGCGCGGTCGGCCTCTCCAGTGGCCTCAGCTACACCCCCGGGATGTACGCGGACACCGCCGAACTGGTCGAGCTGTGCACCGTCGTCGCAGCCTACGGCGGCTTCCACGCTCCGCACCAACGATCCTACGGCGCAGGGGCGTTGGAGGGGTACGCGGAGATGGTGGAGATCTCCCGGCGGAGCGGCTGTGCGCTGCACCTGACCCACGCCACGATGAACTTCGACGTCAACCGGGGCCGGGCCGGCGAGCTGCTGGCGTTGGTCGACCGGGCACTCGCGGAGGGGATCGACCTCACCCTGGACAGCTACCCCTACCTGCCGGGATCCACCACCCTGGCTGCTCTGCTGCCGAGTTGGGCCACCGAGGGTGGCCCGACGGCGACGCTGGCCAGGCTCGCCGACCCGGCGCAGTGCGCCCGGATCCGGCAGGAGGTGGAGGAGAAGGGCAGCGACGGTTGCCACGGCGTGGTCACCGACTGGGCGACGATCCAGATCTCCGGTGTCCGCTCGGCGGAGCTGGCACCCGCCGTCGGCCGTACCGTCGCCGAACTCGCCGCCGGGGAACGGCGGACCGGCACGGAAGTCTTCCTCGACCTGCTGCGCCGGGACGAGTTGGCCACCACGATCCTCCAGCACGTCGGGCACGAGGAGAACGTCCGGGCGATCATGCGCCACCGCGCGCACACCGTCGGCAGCGACGGGCTGCTGGTCGGCACCCGCCCGCACCCGCGCGCCTGGGGCACCTTCCCGCGCTACCTCGGCCACTACGGCCGGGAGTTGGGCGTGCTGACGCTGGAGGAGGCCGTCGCCCGGATGACCGGACGGCCCGCCGCCCGGCTGAGGCTGCACCGGCGCGGCCGGATCGCCCCCGGCCACCACGCCGACCTGGTGCTGCTCGACCCCGAACGGGTCCGGGACGCCGCCACCTTCGAGCAACCCCGGCTGCCCGCCGAAGGCATCGAGTACGTGTACGTCAACGGCACCGCCGTCGTCCGGCAGGGCCGCACCACGGGCGCCCGGCCCGGGCGCGCCCTGCGCCGCACCGACCGAGGAGCCCGAGCCGCATGA
- a CDS encoding RidA family protein, giving the protein MSSEHPRTAEKVEIRTDGAPAPAWMFSQGVRKGPILQVSGQGPQDPATGEYLHPGDVRAQTRRTLENVKAIVEAGGATIEDVVMFRVYLTKRADFPLMNEVYAEFIEENIKPGGVKPCRTTIFVELPQEPMLVEIDAQAVVS; this is encoded by the coding sequence ATGAGCTCCGAGCACCCCCGGACCGCCGAGAAGGTCGAGATCCGCACCGACGGCGCCCCCGCCCCCGCCTGGATGTTCTCCCAGGGCGTCCGCAAGGGCCCGATCCTGCAGGTCTCCGGCCAGGGCCCGCAGGACCCGGCGACCGGCGAGTACCTCCACCCCGGCGACGTGCGGGCGCAGACCCGGCGCACCCTGGAGAACGTCAAGGCCATCGTCGAGGCCGGCGGCGCCACCATCGAGGACGTGGTGATGTTCCGCGTCTACCTCACCAAGCGCGCCGACTTCCCGCTGATGAACGAGGTCTACGCCGAGTTCATCGAGGAGAACATCAAGCCGGGCGGCGTGAAGCCCTGCCGCACCACGATCTTCGTCGAACTCCCGCAGGAGCCGATGCTGGTGGAGATCGACGCCCAGGCCGTCGTCTCCTGA
- a CDS encoding sensor histidine kinase translates to MRTESPTRPVRPRSVRWRRPLAVVAALLLVAPVVLAHPGDRGPALLLALTAASAASAAVLPWPAGRITLGAVAGAVAGASLLVDLFYPGSYRLPAFWLPFEWCALLGLLFRTARRLPERWAGPLGGLVGLATVVLPLRFALRMPQGGAAGPVTDLLLSLLPALGVAGAALYLRVLDARRERAVARARREQRLDVARGLHDFVAHEITGIVLEAQAGQLPGGEPEETAALLRRLEEAGLRALDSMDEMVGALRDPHGAPDGPAGRPTGTTTRRLGLADLPELVARFGATGGGLRVTADLAPGTTGLLPAETQATAYAVVLEALTNIRRHAPQATEVAVRAAPERDGAVRVTVTDNGGPARKPLLRRRPGSGGTGLAGLAARTAAHGGSLTAGPVEPAGWQVTCTLPGR, encoded by the coding sequence GTGCGCACCGAATCCCCGACCCGCCCCGTCCGGCCGCGTTCCGTGCGGTGGCGGCGACCGCTCGCCGTCGTCGCCGCGCTGCTCCTGGTGGCGCCCGTCGTGCTCGCTCACCCGGGCGACCGCGGCCCGGCCCTGCTGCTCGCCCTGACGGCCGCGTCCGCCGCGTCGGCGGCCGTCCTGCCGTGGCCCGCCGGGCGGATCACGCTCGGGGCGGTCGCGGGGGCGGTGGCCGGGGCCTCGCTGCTGGTCGACCTGTTCTACCCGGGGTCGTACCGGCTGCCCGCGTTCTGGCTGCCCTTCGAGTGGTGCGCCCTGCTCGGGCTGCTCTTCCGGACGGCCCGCCGGCTGCCCGAGAGGTGGGCCGGACCGCTGGGCGGACTGGTCGGGCTCGCGACCGTCGTGCTGCCGCTGCGGTTCGCCCTCCGCATGCCCCAGGGCGGCGCGGCCGGCCCGGTGACCGACCTGCTGCTCTCCCTGCTGCCGGCGCTCGGCGTCGCCGGGGCGGCCCTCTACCTGCGGGTCCTGGACGCCCGCCGGGAACGGGCGGTCGCCCGGGCCCGGCGGGAGCAGCGGCTCGACGTGGCCCGTGGCCTGCACGACTTCGTCGCCCACGAGATCACCGGCATCGTCCTGGAGGCCCAGGCCGGCCAACTCCCCGGCGGGGAACCGGAGGAGACCGCCGCGCTGCTGCGCCGGCTGGAGGAGGCCGGGCTGCGGGCGCTGGACTCGATGGACGAGATGGTCGGCGCCCTGCGCGATCCGCACGGGGCCCCGGACGGGCCGGCGGGGCGGCCCACAGGGACGACCACGCGCCGCCTGGGCCTGGCCGACCTCCCCGAGCTGGTCGCCCGCTTCGGCGCGACCGGCGGCGGCCTGCGCGTCACCGCCGATCTGGCGCCCGGCACCACCGGGTTGCTGCCCGCCGAGACCCAGGCCACCGCCTACGCCGTCGTCCTGGAGGCCCTCACCAACATCCGGCGCCACGCCCCGCAGGCCACCGAGGTCGCCGTCCGGGCGGCCCCCGAGCGGGACGGTGCGGTCCGGGTCACCGTCACCGACAACGGTGGCCCGGCCCGCAAGCCGCTGCTGCGCCGTCGCCCCGGCTCCGGCGGGACCGGCCTGGCCGGGCTCGCCGCCCGCACCGCCGCCCACGGCGGCTCGTTGACTGCGGGCCCGGTCGAGCCGGCGGGCTGGCAGGTCACCTGCACCCTGCCGGGGCGATAG
- a CDS encoding sugar kinase, with the protein MPRHDTQGSTRPGPPPTAVCVGESMAVLLPDRPGPLESVENFRLSVGGAESNVAGALTALGVPTAWISRVGDDGFGRRLLAEVAARGVDVSAVTVDPHRPTGLYLKEVGGSTGHHHDLGPGRSRLHYHRRGSAAAALSPALLAEPAAAALLAGARLLHLSGITAALSDDCLELLSALLADRRPGRLVSFDLNWRPALWRERDPAVLPPLLDAADLLLLGSDEAQAALGTGDPAALRRLFPSPATLVVKDAARQVTALERDGTAVTEPALAVEVVEATGAGDAFAAGYLAGAVRGLDQRRRLRLGHLSAACALTAHGDQAELPPAAAVAALLDASPTDWAATRVTADGITGPACPPTVRIPSRQARAQ; encoded by the coding sequence ATGCCGCGACACGACACCCAGGGCTCGACCCGCCCCGGCCCTCCCCCGACGGCCGTGTGCGTGGGCGAGTCGATGGCCGTCCTGCTCCCGGACCGCCCGGGCCCGCTGGAGTCCGTGGAGAACTTCCGGCTCTCCGTCGGCGGCGCCGAGTCCAACGTGGCCGGCGCCCTGACCGCGCTCGGCGTACCGACCGCCTGGATCAGCCGGGTCGGCGACGACGGCTTCGGCCGCCGGCTGCTCGCCGAGGTCGCCGCCCGCGGGGTGGACGTCTCGGCGGTCACCGTCGACCCGCACCGCCCGACCGGCCTCTACCTCAAGGAGGTCGGCGGCAGCACCGGCCACCACCACGACCTCGGGCCCGGCCGCAGCCGGCTGCACTACCACCGGCGCGGCTCGGCGGCCGCTGCGCTCTCCCCCGCCCTGCTCGCCGAGCCGGCCGCCGCCGCGCTGCTCGCCGGCGCCCGGTTGCTGCACCTGTCCGGCATCACCGCCGCGCTCTCCGACGACTGCCTGGAGCTGCTCTCCGCCCTGCTCGCCGACCGCCGGCCGGGCCGGCTGGTCAGCTTCGACCTCAACTGGCGCCCCGCGCTCTGGCGGGAGCGCGACCCGGCAGTGCTGCCACCGCTGCTGGACGCCGCCGACCTGCTGCTGCTCGGCAGCGACGAGGCCCAGGCCGCCCTCGGCACCGGAGACCCGGCCGCCCTGCGCCGCCTCTTCCCCTCGCCCGCCACCCTCGTGGTCAAGGACGCCGCCCGGCAGGTCACCGCCCTGGAGCGGGACGGTACGGCGGTCACCGAGCCCGCCCTCGCCGTCGAGGTGGTCGAGGCCACCGGCGCGGGCGACGCCTTCGCGGCCGGCTACCTGGCCGGCGCCGTACGGGGCCTGGACCAGCGCCGCCGGCTGCGGCTCGGCCACCTGAGCGCCGCCTGCGCGCTGACCGCCCACGGCGACCAGGCCGAGCTGCCGCCCGCCGCCGCGGTGGCCGCACTGCTCGACGCCTCCCCCACGGACTGGGCCGCCACCCGGGTTACCGCGGACGGCATCACCGGCCCTGCCTGCCCACCGACCGTACGCATCCCCTCCCGTCAGGCCCGGGCACAATGA
- a CDS encoding (2Fe-2S)-binding protein: MNPAPDRQPPDYGRLAAVGPYFALDTSPAGEPPEGFRPLPELYGTGPDAPLAARLRVVAQRLGTAEPRVAASILHLGLAARFWSVGLGSAVLLGSVPTLEHAWVRIPDQGPLDLWTPLPPLPPLTPLTPLTAPNPLTPPHSPEPVHPTPGPLADQLHRAVLLGQLEPLAAAVRAVVPLSPRLLLGNAASALAGTLRVLDAHAPGAARALVAELLERPPLAGSGTLRSGPRGTAFRRTSCCLYYRVGPGTGLCGDCCFTEPPARGKRTH; encoded by the coding sequence TTGAACCCCGCACCGGACCGGCAGCCGCCCGACTACGGCCGACTCGCCGCCGTCGGCCCGTACTTCGCCCTGGACACCTCCCCTGCCGGGGAGCCCCCCGAGGGCTTCCGCCCGCTGCCCGAGCTGTACGGCACCGGGCCGGACGCGCCGCTGGCCGCGCGGCTCCGGGTGGTGGCGCAGCGGCTCGGCACCGCCGAACCCCGGGTCGCCGCCTCGATCCTGCACCTGGGGCTGGCCGCCCGCTTCTGGTCGGTGGGTCTCGGCTCGGCCGTCCTGCTGGGCAGCGTCCCGACGCTGGAACACGCCTGGGTGCGCATCCCGGACCAGGGCCCGCTCGACCTCTGGACCCCGCTGCCCCCGCTGCCCCCGCTGACTCCGCTGACTCCGCTGACCGCACCGAATCCGCTGACTCCGCCGCATTCGCCCGAGCCCGTCCACCCGACCCCGGGTCCGCTCGCCGACCAGCTCCACCGGGCGGTCCTGCTGGGCCAGCTGGAGCCGCTGGCGGCGGCCGTGCGGGCCGTGGTCCCGCTCTCGCCTCGCCTGCTGCTCGGCAACGCCGCCTCCGCACTGGCCGGCACGCTGCGCGTGCTGGACGCCCATGCGCCGGGCGCCGCACGGGCGTTGGTCGCGGAGCTGCTGGAGCGCCCGCCGCTGGCCGGATCCGGCACCCTGCGCAGCGGCCCGCGCGGCACGGCGTTCCGGCGGACCAGCTGCTGCCTCTACTACCGGGTCGGCCCGGGCACCGGACTCTGCGGGGACTGCTGCTTCACCGAGCCACCCGCCCGGGGGAAGCGGACCCACTGA
- a CDS encoding alanine racemase, whose translation MQTFASSGTGPGIAACAVAALADEPLDWRFKAAPPESWGRTVREWLADGPTLSSLGTPLLTLDGSALDHNVRTMADWCADAGVALAPHGKTTMAPALWQAQLDAGSHGITLANLPQLRVARAFGVQRILLANTLLDPAGLAWLADELTSDPGFAFLSWVDSAESVRLMDRALRAAGAERPVEVLVELGGPGGRTGARGVDAAVEVSAAVLRAPTLRLAGVGGYEGALAHDATTEALAAVRGYLRELGRLHDRLAGTYPDDAPPVVTAGGSAYFDLVVEESAALPEALVVLRSGAYVAHDDGFYRGISPLARNGGEAPFRGALHGWARVVSRPEPQLALLDAGKRDLPFDEGLPEPQQVRGGAELTGTAARIGALNDQHAFLREAGDLAPIGAVLRLGVSHPCTAFDKWTAIPVLDSADAAEPKVTGLVRTFF comes from the coding sequence GTGCAGACCTTCGCAAGCAGCGGCACCGGGCCGGGCATCGCCGCCTGCGCAGTGGCAGCGCTGGCCGACGAGCCGCTGGACTGGCGGTTCAAGGCCGCTCCCCCCGAATCGTGGGGACGCACCGTACGGGAGTGGCTGGCCGACGGCCCGACCCTCTCCTCGCTCGGAACTCCGCTGCTCACCCTCGACGGCTCCGCGCTCGACCACAACGTCCGCACCATGGCCGACTGGTGCGCCGATGCCGGCGTCGCGCTCGCCCCGCACGGCAAGACCACCATGGCGCCCGCGCTCTGGCAGGCGCAGCTCGACGCCGGGAGCCACGGCATCACCCTCGCCAACCTGCCCCAGCTGCGGGTGGCCCGGGCCTTCGGCGTGCAGCGGATCCTGCTCGCCAACACCCTGCTCGACCCGGCCGGACTGGCCTGGCTCGCCGACGAGTTGACCTCCGACCCGGGCTTCGCCTTCCTCTCCTGGGTCGACTCCGCCGAGAGCGTGCGGCTGATGGACCGGGCGCTGCGCGCCGCCGGGGCCGAGCGGCCGGTCGAGGTCCTGGTCGAACTCGGCGGCCCCGGCGGGCGGACCGGCGCCCGCGGGGTGGACGCCGCCGTCGAGGTCTCCGCCGCCGTGCTGCGCGCCCCCACCCTGCGCCTCGCCGGCGTCGGCGGGTACGAGGGCGCGCTCGCCCACGACGCCACGACCGAGGCGCTGGCCGCCGTCCGCGGCTACCTGCGGGAGCTCGGCCGGCTGCACGACCGGCTCGCCGGCACCTACCCGGACGACGCGCCACCCGTGGTCACCGCCGGCGGCAGCGCCTACTTCGACCTGGTGGTCGAGGAGTCGGCGGCACTGCCGGAGGCCCTGGTGGTGCTGCGCTCGGGTGCGTACGTCGCCCACGACGACGGCTTCTACCGGGGCATCTCGCCGCTCGCCCGGAACGGTGGCGAGGCCCCCTTCCGCGGCGCGCTGCACGGCTGGGCCCGGGTGGTCTCCCGGCCCGAGCCCCAACTCGCCCTGCTGGACGCCGGCAAGCGCGACCTGCCCTTCGACGAGGGCCTGCCCGAGCCGCAACAGGTACGCGGAGGAGCCGAGTTGACCGGCACCGCGGCCAGGATCGGCGCGCTCAACGACCAGCACGCCTTCCTCCGCGAGGCCGGCGACCTCGCGCCGATCGGCGCGGTGCTGCGCCTGGGGGTGTCGCACCCGTGCACGGCCTTCGACAAGTGGACGGCGATCCCGGTGCTGGACTCCGCGGACGCGGCCGAGCCGAAGGTCACCGGGCTGGTCAGGACGTTCTTCTGA
- a CDS encoding alpha-amylase family glycosyl hydrolase, whose amino-acid sequence MTSTRPGPDWLADAVLYQIYPQSFADSDGDGIGDFAGIAEHLDHLAWLGVDTVWLNPCFASPFRDAGYDVADYLTPAPRYGRTEDLVALVEAARRKGIRILLDLVAGHTSDRHPWFLAAAEDPSDHRYIWSPRPVDGFVASPGSRPGWYRPNFFDCQPALNFGYARSSSEEPWRQPVDAEGPRANRAALRDIVAHWLGLGVAGFRVDMAYSLVKDDPGRVETAKLWTGLRDWLDRTHPDAALLAEWGDPAAAIAAGFHADFFLHFGGEDDGLALRSLWNNNGGTVEEFWQQEACYFEAEGRGTPQTFLDAWLSAAELTEDSGHIVLPTANHDFSRLATGPRTAEQLAPAFAFLLTWPTLPAVYYGDEIGMRFLPGLPDTEGSALGPRFNRAGSRTPMQWAPGPTAGFSSAPPERLYLPVDPDPHRPDVLSQRADPTSLLHTVRRLIALRRANPGLGSAGSVEVRHAGYPLVYTRGERYLVAVNPRREPAAVRLSGPATGVRPLEVQGVRVAGGELRAEGFSYGVFELD is encoded by the coding sequence ATGACCTCGACCCGCCCCGGCCCCGACTGGCTCGCCGACGCCGTCCTGTACCAGATCTACCCGCAGTCCTTCGCGGACTCCGACGGCGACGGCATCGGCGACTTCGCCGGCATCGCGGAGCACCTCGACCACCTGGCCTGGCTCGGCGTCGACACGGTCTGGCTCAACCCCTGCTTCGCCTCGCCGTTCCGCGACGCCGGCTACGACGTCGCCGACTACCTCACGCCCGCCCCGCGCTACGGCCGTACCGAGGACCTGGTCGCGCTGGTCGAGGCCGCCCGCCGCAAGGGGATCCGGATCCTGCTGGACCTGGTCGCCGGGCACACCTCCGACCGCCACCCCTGGTTCCTGGCCGCGGCCGAGGACCCGTCCGACCACCGCTACATCTGGTCGCCTCGCCCGGTGGACGGCTTCGTCGCCTCGCCCGGCAGCCGCCCCGGCTGGTACCGGCCGAACTTCTTCGACTGCCAGCCGGCGCTCAACTTCGGCTATGCGCGCAGCAGTTCGGAGGAGCCGTGGCGTCAGCCGGTGGACGCCGAGGGGCCGCGCGCCAACCGGGCGGCGCTGCGCGACATCGTGGCGCACTGGCTCGGCCTGGGCGTGGCCGGCTTCCGGGTGGACATGGCGTACTCGCTGGTCAAGGACGACCCGGGCAGGGTCGAGACCGCCAAGCTCTGGACCGGGCTGCGCGACTGGCTGGACCGCACCCACCCCGACGCCGCGCTGCTCGCCGAGTGGGGCGACCCGGCCGCCGCCATCGCGGCCGGCTTCCACGCGGACTTCTTCCTGCACTTCGGCGGCGAGGACGACGGCCTTGCGCTGCGCTCGCTCTGGAACAACAACGGCGGGACGGTGGAGGAGTTCTGGCAGCAGGAGGCCTGCTACTTCGAGGCCGAGGGACGGGGCACCCCGCAGACCTTCCTGGACGCCTGGCTGTCCGCCGCCGAACTCACCGAGGACAGCGGGCACATCGTGCTGCCCACCGCCAACCACGACTTCTCCCGGCTGGCCACCGGCCCGCGCACCGCCGAGCAACTCGCCCCCGCCTTCGCCTTCCTGCTCACCTGGCCCACCCTCCCGGCGGTCTACTACGGCGACGAGATCGGCATGCGCTTCCTGCCCGGTCTGCCGGACACCGAGGGCAGCGCGCTCGGCCCGCGGTTCAACCGGGCGGGTTCGCGCACCCCGATGCAGTGGGCGCCGGGCCCGACGGCCGGCTTCTCCAGCGCGCCGCCCGAGCGGCTGTACCTGCCGGTGGACCCGGACCCGCACCGCCCCGACGTGCTCTCCCAGCGCGCCGACCCGACCTCGCTGCTGCACACCGTCCGGCGGCTGATCGCGCTGCGCCGGGCGAACCCGGGGCTGGGCTCGGCCGGCAGCGTGGAGGTCCGCCACGCCGGGTACCCGCTGGTGTACACCCGGGGGGAGCGGTACCTGGTGGCGGTCAACCCGCGCCGGGAGCCGGCGGCCGTACGGCTGTCGGGGCCGGCGACGGGCGTCCGGCCGCTGGAGGTGCAGGGCGTGCGGGTGGCGGGCGGGGAGCTGCGGGCGGAGGGGTTCTCGTACGGGGTGTTCGAGCTGGACTGA
- a CDS encoding IclR family transcriptional regulator, whose product MSQTVTRALRILAELGEGERSLDQLAEVLGVHKTTVLRLLQSLEEERFVYRDAAYRYHLGAGLFALSGLALEQRGIRRIAGPHLAELNAATGQTVHLAAYEGGEVVYIDKFDSRHPVRMYSRIGLRAALHSAAVSKVLLADLPLPERRRVVAGIDFTPHTERTLTTPEALLAELEKVAAQGWAQDHAEHESFINCVAAPIRDASGRVVAAASISVPDVVLPYEQVLDLLPQLLATACAISADCGRPDQN is encoded by the coding sequence ATGAGCCAGACCGTCACCCGCGCCCTGCGCATCCTCGCCGAACTCGGCGAGGGCGAACGCTCCCTCGACCAGCTCGCCGAGGTGCTCGGCGTCCACAAGACGACCGTGCTCCGACTCCTCCAGAGCCTCGAAGAGGAACGATTCGTCTACCGCGACGCCGCCTACCGGTACCACCTGGGCGCCGGCCTCTTCGCCCTCTCCGGCCTGGCCCTGGAGCAGCGCGGCATCCGCCGGATCGCCGGCCCGCACCTGGCCGAGCTGAACGCCGCCACCGGCCAGACCGTGCACCTGGCCGCGTACGAGGGCGGCGAGGTGGTCTACATCGACAAGTTCGACTCCCGCCACCCGGTGAGGATGTACTCCCGGATCGGCCTGCGCGCCGCGCTGCACAGCGCCGCCGTCTCCAAGGTGCTGCTGGCCGACCTCCCGCTGCCCGAGCGGCGCCGGGTGGTGGCCGGGATCGACTTCACCCCGCACACCGAACGCACCCTCACCACGCCCGAGGCACTGCTCGCCGAGCTGGAGAAGGTCGCCGCCCAGGGCTGGGCGCAGGACCACGCCGAGCACGAGTCCTTCATCAACTGCGTGGCGGCACCGATCCGGGACGCCAGCGGACGGGTCGTCGCCGCCGCCTCGATCTCGGTCCCGGACGTCGTCCTGCCGTACGAGCAGGTGCTGGACCTCCTGCCCCAGCTGCTCGCCACCGCCTGCGCGATTTCGGCCGACTGCGGCCGCCCCGACCAGAACTGA
- a CDS encoding DUF2470 domain-containing protein — MSLPPGDTEAPEPTTAERIHSLLGATSSLTVRALGERHDLDTPVSVHGSRLRLRAPLDAPLTAAAARAGEGLAVVLDVTDVSPVAVRDRVRARLTLAGRLHLAHLADDGLTVHLHVDVAHAVLATPYSTGAITAADLARATADPLARHEAALLTHLADDHADAFDVLTRLLDPALLARTPDVRPLALDRHGLVLRLDHPDGHRDVRLAFPEPARDTEDFGHRMHDLLSAARYGQPAHRG; from the coding sequence ATGAGCCTGCCCCCCGGCGACACCGAGGCACCCGAGCCCACCACCGCCGAACGGATCCACAGCCTCCTCGGCGCGACCTCCTCGCTCACCGTCCGCGCCCTGGGCGAGCGCCACGACCTGGACACCCCGGTCTCCGTCCACGGCTCCCGCCTTCGGCTGCGCGCCCCGCTGGACGCCCCGCTCACCGCGGCCGCCGCCCGGGCCGGCGAAGGCCTCGCCGTCGTCCTCGACGTCACCGACGTCTCCCCCGTCGCCGTCCGCGACCGCGTCCGTGCCCGCCTCACCCTGGCCGGCCGGCTGCACCTGGCCCACCTCGCCGACGACGGCCTCACCGTCCACCTGCACGTGGACGTCGCCCACGCCGTCCTCGCCACCCCGTACAGCACCGGCGCGATCACCGCCGCCGACCTCGCCCGCGCCACCGCCGACCCGCTGGCCCGGCACGAGGCCGCACTGCTCACCCACCTCGCCGACGACCACGCCGACGCTTTCGACGTGCTCACCCGCCTGCTCGACCCGGCCCTGCTCGCCCGTACCCCGGACGTCCGCCCGCTCGCCCTGGACCGCCACGGCCTGGTGCTGCGCCTGGACCACCCGGACGGCCACCGAGACGTCCGCCTGGCCTTCCCCGAACCGGCCCGCGACACCGAGGACTTCGGCCACCGGATGCACGACCTGCTGTCCGCCGCCCGGTACGGCCAGCCCGCCCACCGCGGCTGA
- a CDS encoding bifunctional 4-hydroxy-2-oxoglutarate aldolase/2-dehydro-3-deoxy-phosphogluconate aldolase, translating into MNSLPALPALAALQDDRVIAVVRAPRIPDAPALCAALAAGGIHWTEFTYTTPEVTKHLRRAAQSGWRVGVGTVLTAEQAERGAAVGASFLVTPGCRPEVAEAARAAGVPVVLGALTPTEVAEAVDLGAAAVKIFPARAFGPGYFKDLRGPYPGVPLVASGGVNAGNAADFLGQGALAVCAGTDVVPPDAVAAGDWAEITRRARAFTAACGVGTPR; encoded by the coding sequence ATGAACTCCCTCCCCGCCCTCCCTGCCCTCGCCGCCCTGCAGGACGACCGGGTGATCGCGGTGGTCCGCGCGCCGCGGATCCCGGACGCCCCCGCGCTCTGTGCGGCGCTCGCCGCCGGGGGCATCCACTGGACCGAATTCACCTACACCACACCGGAGGTGACGAAGCACCTGCGACGCGCGGCGCAGTCCGGCTGGCGGGTCGGCGTCGGAACCGTGCTGACCGCGGAGCAGGCCGAGCGCGGGGCCGCGGTCGGTGCGTCCTTCCTGGTCACGCCCGGCTGTCGGCCGGAGGTCGCGGAGGCGGCACGGGCCGCGGGGGTGCCGGTGGTGCTCGGGGCGCTCACCCCGACCGAGGTGGCCGAGGCGGTCGACCTGGGCGCGGCGGCCGTCAAGATCTTCCCGGCCCGGGCGTTCGGCCCCGGCTACTTCAAGGACCTGCGCGGCCCGTACCCCGGCGTGCCGTTGGTGGCCTCCGGAGGGGTCAACGCGGGCAACGCCGCCGACTTCCTGGGGCAGGGCGCGCTCGCGGTCTGCGCGGGGACGGACGTGGTGCCGCCGGACGCCGTCGCGGCGGGGGACTGGGCGGAGATCACCCGGCGGGCCCGGGCGTTCACGGCGGCCTGCGGGGTCGGGACACCCCGTTGA